TGCAGGCCAAGCTCAGCGAAAAGGGTGTGCCGCTTGCCGGCCAGCCGCTGCCTTACATGCTCGACGCAGCCAAGACGCTCAACGCCAAGAGCATGACGAGCCGCCTCGCCATGACGGCGGTCGTCTTCATCCTCGCCATTGCCGGCGCCTTCTATGCGCTGCGCGCCATCGCCCCGCGCTTCCGCGCCCGCAATCGGGTTGAGCGTTTCATGCTCTGGGGCCTGCTACTCGCCTCTTCGATTGCTATCCTAACGACGATCGGCATCGTATTCTCGATGCTGTCGGAAGCCGCCCGCTTCTTTGCCGCCGTTCCCGCCGCCGATTTCTTCTTCGGCACCGTCTGGGACCCGCGTTTTGCCGGAGCCGGCAGCTCGTCCTTCGGTCAGTTCGGCCTTATCCCGCTGCTGCTCGGCACGCTCTATATCGGCATGGTCGCCATGCTGGTTGCCGTACCGGTCGGCCTGTTTGCCGCGATCTACATGGCCGAATACGCCTCGCCGAAGCTGCGCGGGATCGCTAAGCCGCTGCTCGAAGTGCTCGCCGGCATTCCGACGATCGTTTACGGCTTCTTTGCGCTCGTCACCGTCGGCCCGTTCCTGCGCGATTTCTCGGCTCAGATCAGCGGCCTGCTCTCCGGCAACTACACCAACTTCATTCAGGCGCAGAGCGTTCTGACCGCCGGCATCGTCATGGGCATCATGCTGATCCCCTACGTCTCCTCGCTGTCGGACGATATCATCACCGCCGTGCCGCGGACGCTGCGTGACGGTTCGCTCGGTCTTGGCGCCACACGCTCCGAAACCATCAAGAAAGTGGTCTTGCCCGCAGCCCTTCCCGGCATCGTCGGCGCCTTGCTGATGACCGCCTCGCGCGCCATCGGTGAAACTATGATCGTCGTGCTGGCCGCCGGTGTCGCCGCCCGCATCCAGATCAACCCCTTCGAGCCGATGACGACGGTGACCGTCAAGATCGTCAATCAGCTCACCGGCGACCTCGAGTTCACCTCGCCGCAGACGCTGGTTGCCTTCGCCCTTGGCATCACGCTGTTCTGCATCACGCTTTGCCTCAATATCTACGCGCTCTACATCGTGCGCAAATACCGGGAGCAGTACGAATGACGGA
This Rhizobium sp. NZLR1 DNA region includes the following protein-coding sequences:
- the pstC gene encoding phosphate ABC transporter permease subunit PstC, translated to MSTSVILLCLVVIGAAAYLVARSRATALAGGRSSALHSRPVYYGAYAAIWAVLPALLALCVWLSVSPGIIQSSVRSHFPADVKAQAAVEQDLGYSMVATVARGLTMLTSDETAAVAGDPAALQAKLSEKGVPLAGQPLPYMLDAAKTLNAKSMTSRLAMTAVVFILAIAGAFYALRAIAPRFRARNRVERFMLWGLLLASSIAILTTIGIVFSMLSEAARFFAAVPAADFFFGTVWDPRFAGAGSSSFGQFGLIPLLLGTLYIGMVAMLVAVPVGLFAAIYMAEYASPKLRGIAKPLLEVLAGIPTIVYGFFALVTVGPFLRDFSAQISGLLSGNYTNFIQAQSVLTAGIVMGIMLIPYVSSLSDDIITAVPRTLRDGSLGLGATRSETIKKVVLPAALPGIVGALLMTASRAIGETMIVVLAAGVAARIQINPFEPMTTVTVKIVNQLTGDLEFTSPQTLVAFALGITLFCITLCLNIYALYIVRKYREQYE